Within the Musa acuminata AAA Group cultivar baxijiao chromosome BXJ2-9, Cavendish_Baxijiao_AAA, whole genome shotgun sequence genome, the region GGGCGTATCAGAAGAGCTAGAACTTCTTGAACCTCCTCCACATGCCTCTCACAACATGCAATGCCATCAGCATCAAATTGTCTGTCTTGAGTCCACCACATACCTTCCACAACACGCATTTCCGACAAGATTAGGAACCGGCGGAGTAGTAGAACAAGCCAAAGTGCAATGCATTCAGGAAAGCAAACCAAGTATCTGTGGAAAAGAGAAAATGTGATATCCCACAACATGCTGACTGAGCTACCTCTATCTATGCATCCATCTACGACTCAATAAGTCTCATTCTTGTCAGCTTCTGCATGTTCTTTTGTCTTTGTTATAAGGTAGGATCGAGAAGATGCAAAGCATGACCACAGTAAAAAATATCCGTCTTTTGAGCAGTATATATTGCTCTGAATTCACcccgtggtggtggtggtggtgaggaTCACATCACCTGGCAGTTTCATTACCGCTGTTCATCTTGCCCATGGAGAGTGTGAGGTATAGCAGTATCAGTGTTCCCATACAAGACCTGCACAAATGAGACCACACATCGAAAATCTAAATCACCGAATCCAATTCTTACTGCTTTACTATGTTTCCTATTAGCTCTAATTCTTGCTACCAACGCTATCTATGTGACCGATAGAAACATTATCCAAAAGAAAGTACAGCTCGAGGCTATCTATctgatcaataataataattcaaaCTTTTTAAGTCCAAGTTTCTACCATTAGCATCACCATCACCAGGTTTCACCCTCCTGAGGGTGACTTGACACCTAAGGGAATTAAAGGAGGAAAAAGGAAAGGACATGAAACAACTCTTTTCTTGAAATGCAAGCCGAGAAACTCAACTAAAAGAAAGTTGAATTTGCATCATGGTCGCATACTTTCTCTCCCTTTTGCACATTGATTCGAGACCCCCACGCATCAAATTGTCACCATTGGAGGACCCATTTTTAGTCAAAGAATGCTTCCTTCGTTCTTCTTGCCGTTTTATGCAAGTAATCCAACTATTTCATATACTCGTGGAAATGTGTCACCATCGACACCTACCATTACTATGACGACATGGTTTTAAAGCCATATTAATATTGGTATCATTACAAGAGATTGGCATTGGAGAAGACTAAGTTTATACTAGAAATCATGAAAAGTGAACGATTATTAGCGACCAAACTGTTAAAATAATAAGAAACTTATTGATCGTTATTTCTATCGTATAATAAGCATTAAAAGGGAGAATCGCATTCGTTCATAAAAATACCCTAGTTTTTCTGTAGAAACAGATGGTGTCATAAACTTACAAGGTGGCGAAGACGATAACGATTCCGCTTGGGTCGAGCCATCGCGAGGTTGGACGCCGAGCACCGACTCGCCTCCACCTCGCTCCATCCAGTGTCGGAGCCATCGCACGGGGAATCCCGACTGCCTCACCCTCGATCGCCACGTGTACCGAAAGAGGCGACTTCTCGGCCCATCCGTGCCCACCTGCGCGATTATCCATTGTACAAAGCCCAATCAGTTACGCGAGTCCGATGGCGAGCGCACTCGTCCACAACCCGGACGACTCGGGTCGTGACTCACCGGCGCCAGGATGCTCCTCTCCTTCCACAGTCTTGCTCTTCTCTTTTTCGACGCCGCTGCCATGTGATCCTTTTCTTGAAGGAATCTTCTTCGTCAACTTTAGAAACCAGATCCCGATGAGTTAAATCGTCAATaaacattcatgattaatctTCTACCAAATCAACATGAAATCGTAGAGGACAAAGAGCAGGAAAAAAGGAAGAGTACTCGTGGGCTTGAACTGGAATGATCCTTGGTGTTTGCTACGAGTTGCTGAGAGATCTCATCGATGTCAACAGCAACGAAGCAGTCGAACGTCTCCCTCTCTGAAGTATCCGGTTTCGGTTCTCGGGTCGATGCAAGCTCGTAAGAACTCTTCGTAGACGAGTCGAAGCAGTGATAATAAGTTGGGAGGAGTGGGTACAACAGAATACATTGGAACAGCAGCTGATTGAAGTACCTATATGAGTACTCACCAAGTGCGCGGTTTTGGCCATCGCTTCACTATGGATATCTATTTGTTTCCTCGCTACGACATGAAGAATAGATTACTGCAAGAAACGATGGAGAGTATGATACAGGTGATGGCGAAACGGAAGGAAGCAAAAGGAGAGAAGGAGAGTATTCTGTGTCACTCTCCTCCTATATAGGAAAAAGGAGGTGTGAACACTTACGGAAGATCTGGATTGCTGCGGAAATCAGATAGGAATAGCCCAGCTTCTGTCGCCTTTTTCCCAAGAATGAATAGTTCCTGTTCAATATGGACACAAGTATTCATCAATATGAACACAAGAAGTGGCAACAAGCATCAGAAATGGACAAATGGGCAAAACACGAACAGTGAGATTTGAATGACAGATGAGATATTGGTTGACTCCAACTACGAGGCAAAGATGGTAGGCTTGATGTTATTATTATTTCGCCAATTTTTGGGTTCTTTCTCTTTGGCAGGAATAGTGGTACGGGAGAGCGGACAGGTGTTCCTCGCATGCAGTGGATGCTTTGTGCGGTCAAAGGAGTAACTACTCCGGAAACATATATAAGAAGAAGCAGAAAGAGAatggaagtctataagaaatctcGATTTGATTTTGAGAATGTTATCTGCATCTTACTAACTGTCAACCCTTATCGCATTAATGTTCCAATTCCATTGGATCGCTTGTACTATCTGCCTATTATTTCATGAAAATGATGGAATGAGCTGGAGTTGACCATCCGACATCAACAACCAACTACTATCTTAGATTTTGGAAACTCATTGATCTCTGTTACATAGCCAAAGATACTGCTACACTGGGCCAACAATTATCCAGTGCATGGACAGTTGCTCCATGATGATCAATGAGTAATTGTGGTTGCTTACGTTCTTGGAATCGAGCATAGATGTACAGGCACTATTCCACTTTTGCTCCCATCTGAATTGGAAATGCACTTATTATGTTCCaaaaaatcttttaattaattacttCAGCACAATCACGAGGAGATGAGATGAGAAAGCCAGGAAAAGATTTCATTCATGGTAGACAAGTGTTGAAGATAAAGACAGTGAAATGAAATACTCTGTTTGACATGTCAAGCGTACTGCAGCAGAGTCGAATACTACTACGTAGAAGAACAATTAAGCAAATATCGtttctttattttcatttttttgtcaTCTTATTTGAGGTCtggaatacattatattggatggTGCAACTTGTTCTTAGTTTAGCACCTTCCAAGTCAACTCCTTAATTTTCTACTCAATGTTCTCCAGTATTAGTGGAGCTTGCAGCATATGCGAGGAAGTGCCAATTTCTGAGGCAGGTCAGCTGAGCCAAATTCATAATATCTAATGAGGATTAACTACGAAAAATGTTTGACTTTCTTGCTTCAGACGACGATATGATGTTGATCAATGACTCGCTTATTAAATTAGGAGTCTAGCATGATTTCAGCCTCCTAATCTGAGAAATCTCTGTTGCTTTAACCTCTTCTGAAGCTGCTATTAGCTCATTAAAGGGTCCTGGAAAAGAGTCCCAGAGGAGTGTGCTGTGCCTTTAGTTTGTGTAGCACTTGGTAGGCTTCATTTTATTGCTAGTGTTCTTCCTACTCACTAAATTTCATATAAATTAGCTGTTTATGCTTTATACATGCTTGGCCCAAAAATGTATTAAGCTGAGCATGTTTTCTATTATGTTTTATTTAATCATTTTCATTCATGCCTTGTAAGTGAAGAGATTTCCAAGAAACTCCCTAATTAAATTCTCCCTCAATATAGAACTAAtactccataaatcaaaattataacataatatagaaataaataGAGACCAAGCCAACTATATATTCACATGGCCAGCCATATATAGAATCTCTTACTTCTAAAAAGTTTCATAACCCAACATGTCTTTGCTGGACAAGCAGTTTTtttgagagagaggaagagagtaGTAGCTAAGCAACTTCTTTGAAAGGAATTTAAAGTGAAGAAAGAAGCTTCGGCATAGTTGTACTTTGGTGCTTCTTCATGTTCTTCATTGGGTCCTTTGACCCAAATATTTAGTATAATCAGCTACTTGGCTTTTCAAAATGTACATAACTATTCATCCTCAGTATTCCATTCAAAGTCTGACAGTTTTTGGCCTCTAAATTATTGCTGGTTGACTTGATCACATATCTAATTTTAATTCGTCTAATTCTCCAAGGCATTTGCCACTGAAGATGTCTCAACTCTGTGTCATCCAACTAGACCAAATCGAGACATTTTTCGACCAAAGTTGGTGTTTTTTCGGGCTTATACTGGATGCGAGTCGCTTGACCTACGCTGACCAAATTATCGAACTGAATTAAGTTAAACTATGCAAAACTTCACTCAAATTTACCTAAATTCCATACTTAAAGTATGCGACATAACAATCAAAGACAGCCACCGGTGCCAAAAGTTTTCACGACATTCGAGTTCTTGAGGTTACTAGCAAATACACTCACCTTGGTAAAATTTTCTTGAGTTGATCTGCCGACATCTAAATTTTTAGTATTGTCTGATAGCCATCTGGAAGAACTGTCTTAGTATTTTAGTGTTGCAGTGAGGTTGATGGAAAGAAACCATCTCATGTCACCGGCCAACAGCATGTTCTTAGCAGCCTGTGTCACCTACCTCTCTGTCTTTAGCAACACCTCTGTCTAATCCAAAGGTCTTTAGGTAAGTCCATTTGCATTAGATATAATTTGCCATATGTCAAATGATCTCAAATAAATGATTAATGAAGAGAAGTGCTTCTTTTCCAGTGCAATGGTGACATGTGATTGGGTCCATACAAGCATTGTCTGATGCAGCTCGCATATGCTGCCTCTTTTAGTAAACCAAGTAGAGATTTGTAGAAATCacactttttttcttttcacctAAAAGcatctttttctttccttttcttcttttacttGTTTTGACTCAGTGTTTGCAATGGATGTGAGGAGTTAATGGCTGCAGCAACACAAATTCAATAATCTTTCTTCAATTTTCAGATAAATACTTTACTAGGCATTGTGAGTGATAAAGAAAAATTTTGTCAAGCAGGACATCAGAAATCATGTATTGCTCAGACAAGCTGTACCAGCATCTCTCAGTCGATAAGTAACATAATTATCTTAAGAGCCATACAGATAACAATGAACATGAAAAGCCAAATCATATCTTCACCAAAGCTTTTGCATCCCTCATACTTTGTAGGTCATCAGTGGGTGACATCCAAATTATAATCTTGTTATTTCAAAGCAAGTAACTACTGAAGGACTCTTGTTGGACAGCTTATCTGGCATTGCTTGGGTTGGGAGATAAACCAGCATTCTATTTCCAATCCTCATCTTCACCTACTGAGAAAACTATGCAAGTAGTAGTTGAAGTCCTCTGTTTTTCTAGCTTGTCATTGAGCTAAAGGCCATGTTGTTTCAGATTGGAGAAACTTCTGGTGCATGTGATCCATTATGTTAAAGGTGGTGACACAACTACTTAGACATCCAAATGTTGCTGTCCAAGCTGCATGAAGAGAAGGCAAAAGTAGctctttttcttttcatcatcTGAGCAGAGCTCCCAAGCTTCTCATAGCAACTTAATTGTCGGTCCTTTTAGCTCTCATCTCCGTAAAATGGTATGCTTTGTCCAAGTTGGATTTTTACTTCTAAAGAATGTGTAAATAGATGTACAGAGTTAACTCTTCACGGTCAATTGACTCTCTCAACTTTAGGATGTAGAACTGAAAGTAGCAGCCGAGTcaattactattagctaaagccaACATATTTCCCCAACATGGTCAACTAAATCCTGCCACAAATGGTATGGAACCTTGCTCACTATACTTGCTATACGTCACTTGATATATCTAAGTGAAAGATTCCCAATCATAAGAACGAAAGATGCAGAGTAATGAAGTAAGAAACAAAGAAGTGAACATGCAGAGGCTAGCTGTAGCACTCATGAGGCTCACTCTATATAAGTGCTCCAAGTCCCTCATAGCTTCAGCATCACAGAGCCAACCGATCTTTGCTTTCTGAGATGGCCTCTAAGACTCTCTCGATGCTCTTGGCCTCTTTGGCCCTCTCCCTTCTGCTCACAGGGTCAGCAGAGGAACAGGGCTTGAGTCTTGGTTACTACAGCAAGGCGTGTCCTAATGCCGAATCTATCGTGTTCGAGGAGATGGCCAAAGTCATCAAAGTCGCACCAAGCCTTGCTGGTCCTCTCTTGAGGATGCACTTCCACGATTGTTTCGTAAGGGTAATGTCAACTTTGAGCTATCATCGAAACGTCGAAAATGTGTTTTGCCTAAACTTTTCAGCATGCAGGGATGTGATGGGTCAGTCTTATTGAACTCCACGAAGGGAAATGTAGCTGAGAAGGACGCACGTCCCAACCTCTCACTCAGAGGCTATGGTGTCATTGACAGAGTGAAGGCTAAACTGGAGAAAGCTTGCCCCGGGGTCGTCTCCTGCGCTGATATCCTAGCTTTGGTCGCCAGGGATGCGGTGGTTTTGGTACGATAACCTTCATCTTTTTTCTATAACCGATATACGGTAAACGTCAAGGGATTTGTTTAGCTGATGGCCATCTTTCCTCAGAGCAAAGGACCCTATTGGCCTGTGCCGACTGGCCGAAGGGATGGCTTTGTGTCCAGAGCCAACGAGACCAAACAGCTGCCACCACCCACCGCCAACATCACTACGTTGATCTCAATGTTTGCATCCAAAGGATTGAGCGTGAAGGACCTTGTTGTTCTATCGGGTGCATTCTCTCTCTTCAACTTAAGAGATCGGACTTCAGGTGGTTTGCTACAGAGATCTGAAGTTTTCATGTTTGCCAACTAGGTGGGCACACGATCGGGATCTCGCACTGCGCAGCCTTCAACGACAGGCTCTACAACTTCACCGGCAAGGCCACGCCCACCGACATCGATCCCACACTCGACAAGTACTACCTGGCGAAGTTGAGGACGATCTGCAAACCCAACGACGCCGTCACTTTCGTGGAGATGGATCCAGGGAGCTTCAGGACATTCGACACAGGCTACTACAAGCTGGTAGCCAAGAGCAGAGGTGTCTTCCACTCTGACGAGGCTCTCCTGCAGCATCCCCTGACAAAGGCATACGTCCTGAGCTATGCCGGTGCTTCCGAGTCCGAATTCTTCAAGGACTTCGGGGACTCCATGATCAACATGGGGAATGTTGGTGTCCTCACTGGCTCAACAGGTGAGGTCAGGAAGAAATGTTCCGTTGTCAACTAGAGGGTACGAACTTTCTCGATCAGCAATCGAAGAGACTGAGGAAGCAACTTTTACGCTGTGTGTTTGACTACCAAAGTGATTCGTGGTTTGGTAGCTTGTCATTTGTGAAGTCTGCTGTGATTCTTTGTAACTCTCTGTATCCTACTAATACTTTTCGGAATGACCGGTAGAACTCTACCAGCGAAGTTCATATCTTTCAATAAATAAGTTGATATTTCCAGAGTCCTTTTTTCTTGTGTTCTCGTTTTATAATTTCCTGGGGATTCTCCATGAATATTCGTCTCAAAAGTCTGAATGTCCCAAAGAATTCTATATAATTTCCTGGGTAAATACGATTTTTGTAAATACTGGGATTCAAACAAGTCCAGTCAAAGTGTGGAGTTCTCCTCGACACCTAGTCAAGATTCTTTTGGTTGGATCCGGTGACCAAAATTGACGGCTCCGCTCAGCAATCTCTTGCCTATTTGCGTATTTACGATGCCTAAATAATGAGGTTTAATTAAGAAATTGGTTCTTCAGTCTGATTTGATGCATGCTGTGGTTGTTACGAAATGGTGTCAGAAGCACAAATGTAATGCAATAATAATTTCGTGACACTTCGAATACTAAATGGTTTGATTGAGATGCTTACTCATTTGTACGTTAGGTTAAATTGTGTAAATATGGCTACAAAGTCAAAGTCAACGATGTTCATATTTACTCCTCTAGATTTAAGTTTAGCATCTAAATTACTACAAAATTTATAATTACATAAATATTatgtattataaatttaaaagagGGACCTGCATGCTATGTAAAATTTTAAGAGGCCAAACAAGCTATTTCATATTTTTACAAGAATAAATATGTAAAAGGTGCTATCGATTAGTACATTTCGTTTAGTCAATAacacatgggaggctcgtccatggataaatttttttttatcccgatatgtatgtatatatgtacagtgGGATTGAGAAATTTCTAATACAACACGATCCATCCAATAAATCAGGTCTTTATGTTAAGTTCGATTGATCTCATCGATTCAGATATCTTTTGAATTCTCACTTTAAACGAAATTATGACATTAGACTTATGTGTTGATATGATACTTATTTAGACCGACTAACGTAAGATGATTTATTCATTCAAATTGTTGGGTTCAGGTCATGCAAAATTTTTCTCCTAGTGATATCCAATCAAATCTTAATCATTTTGTTAAAATAAAATAGAAGATGATTGAAAAATAATGATGTAACCGATAAATTAATGTTATGTAATCATCACCTTGTTATTATATTGTTGACACATCGATACTACATGATTGATATCTCGACATTACGTGGCTAATATCACGATGCTATTTTTCGATATTTCAATTGCATTTAGCTGGCATAGCATTATCTTTCGGACATTATCAAACATGTCATAGTTATTGTTCATCTAATAGATTCAACATAGCAAGATTCCATTCAAACATTGGGTAGAATGTGCACATAATCGTCCCGACATCAATGTGCATTTATGAGTAGATTGCACTACAAAAAAATCCGCATTCTTCCATAGATAAGAATTTATGAGTTCTTTATGCATTTAACTCTAGCAATCTCAACACTTAGTTGATACCTAACTTCTTAAACTTAGGCATGGAGAGATTTTGTTGGGTATATccaaatgtaattttgaggatttgATATTTCCTTATACTAATCAAAGACAGATGTAAAATGGAATCTCCAATTGCTCCAAATTGACATTCCAATCGAacaatcaaattttaattttatggaaaGTATACAATATTCACGCTTAAGTCAATAAATGTTTATCTTGTTAGATCACAAGAGGAAATAAGGTCGTCCATACTATGCCATCTTTAAGCCAATTTGACTAAGGTCATTACATACGTAAGATTCATTATATAAAAGATAATACAGCTTCAGCTATTGTTGACTTCACTTTGTAAATAGACTTTGCCAAACCCAATAAAAATCCACAAGCGAATTGACATTGCTCGATGCCTATCAGTTGACTTTGCTACCACGCTACTACAGGATGATTTATATGAAGATTCATAAGCTAATCAACGGGGTTGCTTTTAATATATAAGCTATCCAATTTGACCCAACGTTTGCACAACTCTATAAACCATATGAACAACACATATTCTACCATAATGTGAGAATCCAAATCAAATAAGATATATTAATGTCAAAATTATGTATCTTTTAATATAATTCAGAATATCTTTCATTTAATATGTAAATGCATTATCATCCGAAAGTGATTTATAAACGATGAAATATGAACTAAAGGGAGATAGAGTAAATCAATAATCTTTCTTCAATATTTTTAATTCCTAAGATgtcatatttatttataagagaAAGTAAGAGGTTTAAGATAATCAATTAGGTGAGTGTCTCTCGTCAAGATCATCCTAATAAAaagatataataattaaaaaaaaattctattggTCGATAAAATAATCAGAAaataatcaaatctataatatatcttactcaaTTTAACAAAACCATATAATCTAGCATTCTTCTATTTGATccattaattaataagatatttaaaatttttaaataaaataaaataataaaaaatatttgaaaataattttacttaattcaaTTCTAAAAGTTTTAAAAAGTATTTTACACATTgtcatgaattttataaaataaaccaataaatttaataatattaaaccGAGTATGACTTATCAATGTGAGTCATATCGCTTGTATATCGTTAATGTCATACTCTATTTTATGTACCACGATACTATTAGTCTTTTCTAATATAATCTATAATgactattgaaaattctcttgtcaagacaatcttaTTATCACATCTAATtataatatgtatataaataaatatcaataggataatagaaataaataactttaattatataaGTAAAATATCAATTATGATGTCTAATTATATATACATTATCATATCTTTCATAAATTACTTACGAGCTCAATCACAAGAACATATTCTTTAAATACTTAAGATTGTAATACCTTAGTAAATGGATCAGTAGTGGAACTCATGCTCTCAATTGAcattagttattttttaattctttattcaactatcaagtattttataCCCATAATATATAGAACTATGAGAGTaattaatattcttaaaaaaaattactataatATATCAGAAAGTATTTTTAAAGATATTACAATTGAGTCTCACAATACCAActtataagataaaattttaccAATATAAAACTTGATTAGAGACCTGTGAAATCAgcctttattttttataatacaaTTTGTATtatgtcatttttaaaaattatctctctaactaatataaatataaatcataaagtgGACTTCTCTTGAGATAATTTATAGAATTAATATACAAAAATTTTATTATCAAGTTGATCTATTGTCTTGTATGTGAACATATAATTCTTTAATCCcttatagatattttattactGTAGCACTTTAATGTTCCATTTACGAGTAACTATAATATCTATCCAATATTTTTTACTATAAAACTAATACTTAGTCTATAGACTTAAGCATATAATAGatttttaactatatatatatatatatatacatataaatatatatattacatgtatTAGAAATATATTTCGGTAGTTCATTTATTTATAGAAgtggtaaaaaaaaatttcttcatgTAATAGAGAAcatgaaatgattaatattagttcATGAAATTTCGTATCAAACATTTTACTATAGTGTCGTTATAAATTCAAGATTAATATTAGTTCTTTACAAACCATCATACAACAtctaacttttattgaatcataaatatattgagtttatgatcactaaaaaaataattctagataaagaaactaatttttggaattatataaatataacatgtagtctcaaaattcaaatcaTCCTTAAACGTAAGTTAAAATTATAGCTTAAGATGATTCCCTATTTTCATGTTGCTTTGGCCTTTTTGAGTTAAAATGAAATCTtgtctattattaataatatgagATGAAGCACTAAGTACAATCTagtaaatattagaaaatatttttataatattttatttgaacaTATAAGGTTCAacttatatcttttcctttcaaaataaatattatagtCATTAACCTTTCTTGTCATAGAAATAGTGTTTTCCTATAAAGatttttcttttatgagtttgtATAACCTTTTATAAACTcaattgatttttttataaattatactctaattttttttattatccacTCCTCGAATAGTAACGAGAATATCATAAGACTTTTTTCACTTTAATGTTAATTATTGTACATACTAGTCAATTTATTTAAGTTTTAATTGTcctttatttatataataatacattttaaataaataaaattaagaaacaaGAAAATCTAAACCATGTAATCACATTAGGAAGCAAATGTCATCCGGGTGACAACAACACGGTAGTCCCGGGAAGCTCGACATCGTTTGACACCAATCACTACGATTTGGTGGCCAAGGGAAAGGGACTGTTCCATTCCGATGAGGCTCTTCTCCAGGACAAGGAGACCAGAGGCTCCGTTTTTTCTCGGCTTCATTTGTCCGAATCCAGCTTCTTCTCTGACCTTGGCGAGTCAACGATCAAGTTGGGAAAGGTTGCGGTCCTCACGGCCAATGCAGGGGAGATCATTAGGAACTGTGCGTTAATTAACTAGTAGGTTCTTGAATGTTTTAGTCCTAAGAGGTGGCAGTACTAATCATTGTACGATTGAGCGTATCAGTGCCTACtcgtaattaattatatttatataaaataaaacaaGGGGTTTAGTCAAGTAAATTAGTGGATCTAACTGGCGTCATTCCTTAtaattcttcttcctttttcaagatgcCGAATTCCAAAATCAAAATCCTTTTAT harbors:
- the LOC103997680 gene encoding peroxidase 1, with protein sequence MASKTLSMLLASLALSLLLTGSAEEQGLSLGYYSKACPNAESIVFEEMAKVIKVAPSLAGPLLRMHFHDCFVRGCDGSVLLNSTKGNVAEKDARPNLSLRGYGVIDRVKAKLEKACPGVVSCADILALVARDAVVLSKGPYWPVPTGRRDGFVSRANETKQLPPPTANITTLISMFASKGLSVKDLVVLSGGHTIGISHCAAFNDRLYNFTGKATPTDIDPTLDKYYLAKLRTICKPNDAVTFVEMDPGSFRTFDTGYYKLVAKSRGVFHSDEALLQHPLTKAYVLSYAGASESEFFKDFGDSMINMGNVGVLTGSTGEVRKKCSVVN
- the LOC135583104 gene encoding uncharacterized protein LOC135583104, which gives rise to MAKTAHLSSYELASTREPKPDTSERETFDCFVAVDIDEISQQLVANTKDHSSSSPRLTKKIPSRKGSHGSGVEKEKSKTVEGEEHPGAGGHGWAEKSPLSVHVAIEGEAVGIPRAMAPTLDGARWRRVGARRPTSRWLDPSGIVIVFATLSCMGTLILLYLTLSMGKMNSGNETAR